From the Pomacea canaliculata isolate SZHN2017 linkage group LG14, ASM307304v1, whole genome shotgun sequence genome, one window contains:
- the LOC112555022 gene encoding alpha-(1,3)-fucosyltransferase C-like isoform X3, whose translation MTTDGYNNSQRKQKVLERSVDVQQEREKEGEVCASNLISSQARSAKGLKKNCLPNNSDGESSQVHQNSETQDVFGFSGTPDCVKPVPPRAFPDQVYVYFMLEPPPKLWFPRPKISWSSAFNWTWGYRHDADIRTTYFYLEHSKQLPNISFLKDLVQKKEKPAAWFVSNCHEDQAQRLRYVERLKEVLPVDVYGACGTLHCTTLAKECDTMLTKYFFYLSFENSFCQDYVTEKFSRAFLKDVYVVPVVRGGLNYSHHFPQGIFINADDFSSPEELGMYLKKADERRRRLH comes from the exons ATGACGACAGATGGGTACAATAATAGCcaaaggaaacagaaagttCTCGAAAGATCAGTCGATGTGCagcaagagagggagaaagagggagaggtCTGCGCCAGCAACTTGATTTCATCACAAGCACGATCTGCGaagggtttgaaaaaaaattgtttacctaACAACAGCGAT GGTGAATCTTCGCAAGTTCACCAGAACTCGGAGACACAAGATGTGTTTGGTTTTTCTGGTACTCCTGATTGCGTT AAACCAGTGCCACCTCGAGCTTTTCCTGACCAGGTGTATGTGTACTTCATGTTAGAACCGCCGCCGAAACTTTGGTTTCCGAGGCCAAAAATATCATGGAGTTCA gCTTTCAACTGGACATGGGGTTACAGGCATGACGCAGATATAAGAACGACATACTTTTATCTGGAACATTCCAAGCAGTTGCCAAATATTAGTTTCCTAAAAGATTTAGttcaaaagaaggaaaagccTGCGGCATGGTTTGTTTCTAACTGCCATGAGGACCAAGCCCAACGACTACGTTATGTTGAGAGACTGAAGGAAGTTCTCCCTGTGGACGTATATGGAGCGTGTGGGACTCTGCACTGCACAACCTTGGCTAAAGAATGCGACACCATGCTTACCAAgtactttttctatctttccttcgAGAACTCTTTTTGCCAGGATTACGTGACAGAGAAGTTTTCTCGAGCCTTCTTGAAGGATGTGTACGTGGTTCCTGTTGTGCGCGGTGGGCTGAACTACTCTCACCACTTTCCTCAAGGAATTTTTATCAACGCCGATGACTTTAGCAGCCCAGAAGAACTGGGGATGTATCTGAAAAAAGCTGATGAACGACGAAGACGCCTACATTGA
- the LOC112555022 gene encoding alpha-(1,3)-fucosyltransferase C-like isoform X4, whose product MTTDGYNNSQRKQKVLERSVDVQQEREKEGEVCASNLISSQARSAKGLKKNCLPNNSDGESSQVHQNSETQDVFGFSGTPDCVAFNWTWGYRHDADIRTTYFYLEHSKQLPNISFLKDLVQKKEKPAAWFVSNCHEDQAQRLRYVERLKEVLPVDVYGACGTLHCTTLAKECDTMLTKYFFYLSFENSFCQDYVTEKFSRAFLKDVYVVPVVRGGLNYSHHFPQGIFINADDFSSPEELGMYLKKADERRRRLH is encoded by the exons ATGACGACAGATGGGTACAATAATAGCcaaaggaaacagaaagttCTCGAAAGATCAGTCGATGTGCagcaagagagggagaaagagggagaggtCTGCGCCAGCAACTTGATTTCATCACAAGCACGATCTGCGaagggtttgaaaaaaaattgtttacctaACAACAGCGAT GGTGAATCTTCGCAAGTTCACCAGAACTCGGAGACACAAGATGTGTTTGGTTTTTCTGGTACTCCTGATTGCGTT gCTTTCAACTGGACATGGGGTTACAGGCATGACGCAGATATAAGAACGACATACTTTTATCTGGAACATTCCAAGCAGTTGCCAAATATTAGTTTCCTAAAAGATTTAGttcaaaagaaggaaaagccTGCGGCATGGTTTGTTTCTAACTGCCATGAGGACCAAGCCCAACGACTACGTTATGTTGAGAGACTGAAGGAAGTTCTCCCTGTGGACGTATATGGAGCGTGTGGGACTCTGCACTGCACAACCTTGGCTAAAGAATGCGACACCATGCTTACCAAgtactttttctatctttccttcgAGAACTCTTTTTGCCAGGATTACGTGACAGAGAAGTTTTCTCGAGCCTTCTTGAAGGATGTGTACGTGGTTCCTGTTGTGCGCGGTGGGCTGAACTACTCTCACCACTTTCCTCAAGGAATTTTTATCAACGCCGATGACTTTAGCAGCCCAGAAGAACTGGGGATGTATCTGAAAAAAGCTGATGAACGACGAAGACGCCTACATTGA
- the LOC112555022 gene encoding alpha-(1,3)-fucosyltransferase C-like isoform X2 → MVNLRKFTRTRRHKMCLVFLVLLIALYVVTLIILIFSPMPMIIAPQHSHSSSTTHYLRNFRSIFILDVANHDLALDRQGKPLSISSSDVRNHSRASVVNNKLIVWYNMPEWIKRGSDAELFGHCPVSTCNLSTNYSADRAAADAVVYYCAPLQKPVPPRAFPDQVYVYFMLEPPPKLWFPRPKISWSSAFNWTWGYRHDADIRTTYFYLEHSKQLPNISFLKDLVQKKEKPAAWFVSNCHEDQAQRLRYVERLKEVLPVDVYGACGTLHCTTLAKECDTMLTKYFFYLSFENSFCQDYVTEKFSRAFLKDVYVVPVVRGGLNYSHHFPQGIFINADDFSSPEELGMYLKKADERRRRLH, encoded by the exons AT GGTGAATCTTCGCAAGTTCACCAGAACTCGGAGACACAAGATGTGTTTGGTTTTTCTGGTACTCCTGATTGCGTTGTACGTGGTGACTCTAATCATCCTGATATTTAGTCCAATGCCCATGATAATCGCACCACAACACAGCCACAGTTCATCGACAACACATTACTTACGTAACTTCCGCTCGATATTTATACTTGATGTTGCAAATCATGACCTGGCGCTTGATCGTCAAGGGAAGCCCCTTAGTATATCCTCCTCTGACGTAAGGAATCACAGTAGAGCCTCTGTTGTTAACAATAAATTGATTGTATGGTACAACATGCCTGAGTGGATTAAGAGAGGGTCGGATGCTGAGTTGTTTGGCCACTGTCCAGTCAGCACGTGCAACTTGTCCACAAACTATAGTGCGGATAGAGCAGCTGCCGACGCTGTGGTGTATTACTGCGCTCCATTACAGAAACCAGTGCCACCTCGAGCTTTTCCTGACCAGGTGTATGTGTACTTCATGTTAGAACCGCCGCCGAAACTTTGGTTTCCGAGGCCAAAAATATCATGGAGTTCA gCTTTCAACTGGACATGGGGTTACAGGCATGACGCAGATATAAGAACGACATACTTTTATCTGGAACATTCCAAGCAGTTGCCAAATATTAGTTTCCTAAAAGATTTAGttcaaaagaaggaaaagccTGCGGCATGGTTTGTTTCTAACTGCCATGAGGACCAAGCCCAACGACTACGTTATGTTGAGAGACTGAAGGAAGTTCTCCCTGTGGACGTATATGGAGCGTGTGGGACTCTGCACTGCACAACCTTGGCTAAAGAATGCGACACCATGCTTACCAAgtactttttctatctttccttcgAGAACTCTTTTTGCCAGGATTACGTGACAGAGAAGTTTTCTCGAGCCTTCTTGAAGGATGTGTACGTGGTTCCTGTTGTGCGCGGTGGGCTGAACTACTCTCACCACTTTCCTCAAGGAATTTTTATCAACGCCGATGACTTTAGCAGCCCAGAAGAACTGGGGATGTATCTGAAAAAAGCTGATGAACGACGAAGACGCCTACATTGA
- the LOC112555610 gene encoding alpha-(1,3)-fucosyltransferase C-like codes for MYNMPEWIKRGSDAELFGHCPVSTCNLSTNYSTDGATADAVVFHGAPLEIPVPPRAFPDQVYVFHMIEPPPIASSDYQNTSWNSAFNWTWTYTQDADIWVPYFFLERSKQLPCLNVIREVVQRKDTPVAWFVTNCQLDKTQRLAYVNRLQKILTVHVYGGCGTMQCPRMAKECDDMLTTKYFFYLSFENSYCQDYVTEKFFSSIFPGCPCGSCLCGVG; via the exons ATGTACAACATGCCTGAGTGGATTAAGAGAGGGTCGGATGCTGAGTTGTTTGGCCACTGTCCAGTCAGCACGTGCAACTTGTCCACAAACTATAGTACAGATGGAGCCACTGCCGATGCTGTGGTGTTTCACGGCGCTCCATTAGAGATACCAGTGCCACCTCGAGCTTTTCCTGACCAGGTGTACGTCTTCCACATGATAGAACCGCCACCGATTGCTTCGTCTGATTATCAAAACACGTCATGGAACTCG GCTTTCAACTGGACATGGACCTACACTCAGGACGCCGATATCTGGGTGCCCTATTTCTTTCTGGAACGTTCCAAGCAGTTGCCATGTCTTAACGTCATCCGCGAAGTTGTACAAAGGAAGGACACGCCTGTAGCTTGGTTTGTTACTAACTGCCAGTTGGACAAAACTCAACGACTAGCCTACGTCAACAGGCTACAGAAAATTCTGACAGTGCACGTGTATGGTGGATGTGGGACCATGCAATGCCCTCGAATGGCCAAAGAATGTGACGACATGCTCACCACAAAGTACTTCTTCTATCTTTCCTTCGAGAACTCTTATTGCCAGGATTACGTGACTGAGAAGTTTTTCTCGAGCATTTTTCCAGGGTGTCCATGTGGTTCCTGTTTGTGCGGGGTGGGCTAG
- the LOC112555301 gene encoding aprataxin-like isoform X1, with protein MFLTTKMNSKQFGHWSAGLLASMDDPELRISSDEKVVIIKDKFPKAKYHFLILPREKIANLKSLSAKHLDLLRHMQKKGEEIADKANRELKFRFGYHAIPSMSHLHMHVISQDLDSPCLKTKKHWNSFTTDYFIDSKKIIHQLEKTGKIEVNEQETKEFLKADLRCHVCRKEFTTIPALKSHIVLHNLTKSAG; from the exons ATGTTTTTGACAACAAAAATGAACTCAAAACAATTTGGGCATTGGAGCGCTGGTCTTCTGGCGTCCATGGACGATCCAGAGCTTAGGATATCGTCCGATGAGAAAGTGGTTATAATCAAAGATAAATTTCCGAAG gcaaaatatcattttttgaTTCTACCTCGGGAAAAAATAGCCAACCTTAAAAGCTTATCAGCTAAGCATCTTGATCTTCTCCGACACAtgcaaaagaaaggagaagagatCGCAGACAA ggCAAACAGAGAATTAAAATTTAGATTTGGATATCATGCAATACCAAGTATGAG TCACCTTCACATGCATGTCATTAGTCAAGATCTGGATAGCCCTTGCCTCAAGACCAAGAAACATTGGAATTCTTTCACTACTGATTACTTTATTGATTCTAAAA AAATTATACATCAGCtagaaaaaacaggaaaaattgAGGTCAATGAACAGGAAACAAAGGAATTTCTGAAAGCAGATTTAAG GTGTCAtgtgtgtagaaaggaattcaCAACAATACCAGCTTTAAAGTCTCACATCGTTCTTCATAACTTGACCAAGTCAGCTGGTTAG
- the LOC112555301 gene encoding aprataxin-like isoform X2, with amino-acid sequence MFLTTKMNSKQFGHWSAGLLASMDDPELRISSDEKAKYHFLILPREKIANLKSLSAKHLDLLRHMQKKGEEIADKANRELKFRFGYHAIPSMSHLHMHVISQDLDSPCLKTKKHWNSFTTDYFIDSKKIIHQLEKTGKIEVNEQETKEFLKADLRCHVCRKEFTTIPALKSHIVLHNLTKSAG; translated from the exons ATGTTTTTGACAACAAAAATGAACTCAAAACAATTTGGGCATTGGAGCGCTGGTCTTCTGGCGTCCATGGACGATCCAGAGCTTAGGATATCGTCCGATGAGAAA gcaaaatatcattttttgaTTCTACCTCGGGAAAAAATAGCCAACCTTAAAAGCTTATCAGCTAAGCATCTTGATCTTCTCCGACACAtgcaaaagaaaggagaagagatCGCAGACAA ggCAAACAGAGAATTAAAATTTAGATTTGGATATCATGCAATACCAAGTATGAG TCACCTTCACATGCATGTCATTAGTCAAGATCTGGATAGCCCTTGCCTCAAGACCAAGAAACATTGGAATTCTTTCACTACTGATTACTTTATTGATTCTAAAA AAATTATACATCAGCtagaaaaaacaggaaaaattgAGGTCAATGAACAGGAAACAAAGGAATTTCTGAAAGCAGATTTAAG GTGTCAtgtgtgtagaaaggaattcaCAACAATACCAGCTTTAAAGTCTCACATCGTTCTTCATAACTTGACCAAGTCAGCTGGTTAG